A part of Thermococcus sp. SY098 genomic DNA contains:
- a CDS encoding ThiF family adenylyltransferase: MEIFSRHFPIIGLEGQKKLMKSKVAVVGAGALGSWEVYFLKKVGVGEIIVVDRDFVDYNDLPRTIYDEEDVEKPKVEVLKEKFGVKGYFEDLNPSTVNLLDEADLIIDGTDNIYTRQVINDYAVKTGKPWIYVGVLSTYGNIMPIIPGKTACFRCLMPKLPSRPMPTCAVAGIMSYVPPLAASLAVALAVKILLGEEVKSEMIFFDTKTLDFEKIEIPRRDDCEACVRHNFTFLEKQMKIERMCDGSIQVTPPEKMSVNLDELAKRLEALGKEYLKTSQFIQFEDDYAEILIFKSGRMVVRGVEDEKEAKNFFARYLGG, from the coding sequence ATGGAGATATTTTCAAGACACTTTCCAATCATCGGTTTAGAGGGTCAGAAAAAGCTCATGAAATCTAAGGTTGCAGTAGTGGGAGCTGGAGCACTTGGGAGCTGGGAGGTTTATTTTCTGAAAAAAGTTGGTGTTGGTGAGATTATAGTTGTTGATAGGGATTTTGTGGACTACAATGACCTGCCGAGAACTATATATGACGAAGAAGATGTGGAAAAACCAAAGGTCGAAGTTTTAAAGGAAAAATTTGGGGTTAAGGGTTATTTTGAGGATTTAAATCCGTCAACCGTAAACCTTTTGGATGAGGCTGACTTGATCATTGATGGAACAGACAACATCTACACGCGCCAGGTCATAAACGACTATGCGGTAAAAACTGGAAAGCCATGGATTTATGTTGGAGTTTTAAGCACGTATGGCAACATAATGCCAATAATTCCCGGGAAAACTGCCTGTTTCCGCTGTCTGATGCCCAAACTACCCTCAAGACCCATGCCCACATGCGCCGTTGCTGGGATAATGAGCTATGTTCCCCCTTTGGCTGCCTCACTTGCGGTTGCACTTGCGGTAAAAATACTCTTGGGAGAGGAAGTGAAAAGTGAAATGATTTTCTTTGATACAAAGACCTTGGATTTTGAGAAGATAGAGATTCCAAGAAGAGATGACTGTGAAGCCTGCGTTAGGCACAACTTCACGTTCTTGGAAAAGCAGATGAAAATTGAGAGGATGTGTGACGGCTCAATCCAAGTAACACCACCTGAAAAAATGTCTGTGAACCTTGATGAGCTTGCCAAGAGGCTTGAAGCTCTGGGCAAGGAATACCTCAAGACCTCACAGTTCATACAGTTTGAGGACGACTATGCTGAAATTCTAATCTTTAAGAGCGGAAGGATGGTAGTCAGGGGAGTAGAGGACGAAAAGGAAGCCAAAAACTTCTTCGCACGCTATTTGGGTGGTTAA